GCATGTtgaatcaaataataataaaaaatacgaatatagcactgaaaatcatctaattttctatggtttttactgatcagtcccctatatgttactcctctaaggggcgaggccaaaggaacggttattataacccaccgcatcagggcctaaacaaagcatatcaaagttcggaatttcctttaccatttctaaatcaaatcatttcagtgcatttaaataattcaacatgctttcaaatattataaCCGATAACGAATAGTTCAAGGGATTTTATACCGAGTGGAAATGAATAAATTATGCCGATCGAATTTTTAAAGttgtatttaaattatttcctacatatatcatgctcacaaaaataaaaggatttattGTGCCCAAATCTTTTATATAATActatatattttcaaaagtctaccttaaaacaattaaataatgaaTCATATTTATCAATACTAATAATTgcttaaaataatcatatttgtgcaaatttttataaaataaataaaagaaaccCACTTACAGATTTTGTTTGGCTTAAAACGTGATAGAGGGTGTAGGAAATCAATAAGATGACCGAGAAATATGGTTGGCTCCTAGTCTCACTCTCGGTTGGCTCCACTCCAATTAAGATGACCGAGAAATGATGAGCTTGTGGGGAAGATTTTGTGGCTCCAAATGGCTACTGGACCAGGGACAAACACTTGCTGTGGAAGGCTTCGGAAGTGGGGAAGATCAATAATTCAAACCGCTGCGGCAAAGCTTCGAACTTGGGGCTGAATTCCGGCTTGAATCTTGATCGAGATAGGTTGTTATCACCTTTGGAAATGGACCGAAACTAAGTCTGGAAGAAGGGCAGCAACTTTGCTTCGAACCGTTGCGGAATTCTCGAGATTTTGGATGGCTTGTTTGATCAAAATCCTCGGCTATTTCTGGACCAACTTCGGGCAGCAACTCGGCTCGAAAGAATGAGCAGGAACTCGGTTACGGCTGGGGTATTAACAAAGATAGCAACTGGGCATCGAAACACTAATACAAGACTTCGAATTTGGCCAAGAAATTGACTCGAGAAAGCTATTTTTCCAGCAGCTATATTACCGAATTCTGTAGGTACGGGGATGGAGCTAACAGTATGTAGTATCCCTTCGGTTCACCTATATTTATAGGCTTGAATGATCAGCTCCAAGGCAAGCTCCTATCACTCCAAGATTTCTGCTGATAGCTTAGTCAACGGTGATTACACTTCCCTCTTCCAAGTTGAATGTGGCCCTTTTCTTGGTTCAAGTTTACGTCCCAGACTTGTGCTTGCAATGGAGTGATTTTTGATTTCCTTAAATTGCAAGGTAACGGTTGCAAGAATTTCTCCCAAAATTGGTGCCTTCCATTTGCACGGTCTtcacacaatatatatatatatatatatatatatatatatatatatatatatatatatatatatatatatatatatatatatttgcgaTGCTATGCACATGTTGTGTGCTAATGTAACTGTTTTTtatgtatgatatttttttgtcaattatataatatttttcagtggatgacattattttttttcccttttgtGTTTTCCTTcacttttttctttaaaaatatttgtaagTTGTTTGAGATGGTTGTATGAAAaggttattttaattaattataaaagtaTATTTCCAAATTTTGTGAGcagttttcaattttttttttggtaattttatGTATGCACACATAAATAATGTATGATATAATCATTTATGTATTTATAAATacatgtatttatttataaatatgtatttgaAAGTAAAGAATTCGAAAGTATGTtaacataaattttttaatttttttaaaaaaagcaaaCATGTTCTGTTATAAAGATGAGTTTAAAGTCGAGCTCGTGAAATCATTCATTTTCAATTAtgaattcaaattttaattgattcaaaatattaaattcaataaagtttaaattaatattcGAAAATGAATAGTTTTCATGAGCTCAAATTTAAAATCTTATATAACAATAGAATAGATGtttgattttttcttttatGATAACATAATATCGAATTACTTTGTTTTCAAATAcctatttataaatatatacatatattatgAACTATATAAATGATTATATTATACATTATTTATGTGTGCTAACATAAAATTATTACAAATATGTATTATCTACTTATATGAAAGAgcgaataattttttttgggcCTGTTTTTGTTCCTAGCCGGTAACCCAAAAGACACGTGTTAGATTCTGGGCCCTCCACCGcaacaaacaaaataaagaaACTTGTGGGCCCGGTTGCTAAGGCTGAGctcctcttttttcttttccttcttTCTAACATTCTCTTCACTTGATTATTATTTCTTGAGTTCAGAATCAATACCAAAATCAACTACTCGCAATCCCGAGGAATTCATCTTTTTGGTCTTCTCTTTCCCGTAAACTTCTTTTTCTTCCCCCCTGTGTGTTTAGTATTTGCCGGTTGTTTCTGGATTAAGCTCTAGGTTAGTTACTGGGAccagatttatatatatatgtcaagCCCAACTACACCGCCATCCAGGGTCCATTCTTTCGTACGAAGTTTGTGGAAGCGCTAATCCAATGGCTATTACGCACAAATCGGAATCTCCGATACGCCAAATTCCTTTCTGCTTGAGAAATTCATCGTTTGATTTTCACAATGTGCTTTTTATTCGATAAAATTTTTGTAACGAATAGCTCGATTCAATGTTCTGATTTTTCAAGCGGTTTGTGTTTCCAATATCGCATATATTTTCGGTTTCTTTGATCAAATCTGATAAGATTCAATAAAGTTTGGTCGTGATAGACGATGTGATATGGAATTGCTTATATGTGTAATTTTGTACTATTATATGTTTGAAGCAAGAAGGTATAACAATACTTTATTCAGTAACTTGCTGTAAAAGAGTTTCTGCAGTCAATTGCTTCTATTCTTAATAAGCTCGTGAGAATGTTAGTAGTTGTTTGTTAGAATAATGCATTATTACGAGATTGTAGAAATAAGCATTCTCAGAAGTAATTTCTTTTGTTGTGCGCTCAGAGCTCTCAAATTAACTCTTTTTTGGTTGTCAAACTGTATGTATGAATTTCGGCATCTAGACCTGCTATTTCATATAATGATTTCCTTCTCTCTTTAAATAGTCATGGTTATCTAGGTATGCTAGCTTGAGCTATCTTACCTGTCCTTAAGGAACATCAAAGAGATAATTAGAAGATGAGATTTGTGGCCAGAGCTGATATGTCCTTAAGTGTTATTCCCTTGCATGTATGAAAAATTATTGCTCTATTTCTTCCAGTGTAATGCTAAAAATGTTAGAAAATGCTTGTTTATCTTAACTttgtttgaataaaaaaatttagttaGGAAGAAGTAAACCTTCATGTGGAGAAGTTGTGGATGCTGTTTCATGTGGATCCCTCAATCTGAGGGAACCTAATGGTAAATGTAGCTGCTTTTTCAACAATGATGTGCTCATGTTAGCTGTTGTGCAAAAGATTTTTGTTAGAAATATAGTTGCTGACTTGAGAACTTCTTCACTTACATTCCAAGTTAAATCTTCCAGGTGCTTCAACTGGACATCCTGAAATCAATAAAGACATTTCTGGGTTTGTAAAAAGGTTCAAGCAGAGGAGAAGTCGAACCAATAACCATGCGTCAGACAGCCTTTCTGATATTGATGATGCTGAGGTATATGCTTCATTAATTCATACCCATCCATTTTACTTACGTTCTACCACTTTAGTTTAATGTATGCATCCATTTTTACAATTGCTCATGTTCAAGTGCATTTTGGCTCTTTGATAAATTCTTCTTTTATATCTAAGCCTTTTTAAAGTTTCTTtccaataaatcattaaatTCAAGTTCTATTGGTGCCTATTTCTGGAATACTGTCAGCATTTGACTGGTCCTTACATTTAATGTTGTTTAGGTTAGTAGATATCTCAACACCAAGGAGGAGATGCTTTATAAAAGGATGTTATGGGAAGCTATCAATGGAAAATATGTAAATGTAATTTCTCATTCCTTCTTCTCTGCCTCTATTCTTTTTCATTGCCAATTTAGACATCTGATAAATTTCTCCCAAAGAAACAGGAGAAGgcagctgaaagaaagaaaggtGCCCCCCTCAAGAAAGCTGCTAAAACCATGGAGAAAGTGAAGTCAACAGTTAGTTTATGCTTAACGATGATATTTTTCATAGTTTGGAGCTCCATTCTATGATTGCTCTGTAATTCATGATAAATGCtctatgaataaaaaaaatggaatCTAAAGAAGTTGCAAtcttataatatattcatggaATTAGTGGTATTAAATATCATGATGCTTATATATTTTTACTTAGATTGCGGTTGAATGTGGATTGTGTTTTTTGCCAGTTTTTATTATGTGACGAGTATGACAGAATTCTTTTCTTCAGAGGCGAAGTTCCAGAATTAACTATGAAGCTTTGAAAATTCTAAATGAAGAATTGGTAAGCATGCTTTTTTATTTCCAAGATAGTCTTCAATCGCCAAGTAATTCTGGTAATGCATTacgttatttatttaatttgtatacCAGTAAAGCTAGTCGGCATGTCTATGAGTCTTAAACAAAGAATGCACATGCAACATGCTTGAGTAAACATATCGTTGGACGTTTTAAAAAAGGAACGATCATTTATTCATACACAACTGATAAAATTGTAGGAACACGGTTCCAAGGCATCTCAATCTCATATCATCACTGCAGATTCTTGTGCTCTTAGAAATGACCACACGCCAAGCCTTGAAATGAATGGATCTAATGAAAGTAATGACAGTGGTTTCCAGCCAGAGATGAGTTACGACGAAGAGAATGAAACATCTGCCCTTCATAGTGGTGATTTCTATGGTCAATATGGAGATGAACATGACATTGGCGATTTTTATAATTGATATGGAGATGAAAATCACAGCAAAGATTATTTTTTGTTCGATTAGGATGAAGTCTTTTGGAAAAATTAGTTGGACTGGCGGTACCAATAGGCATACGATTTAATTGTTGATATGCTATGAGTGAGTAGCTATCATGCACGAATTCTACTAGAATGGTGTACTCGTTATCATAATTTGTCAGATACGTCCTGGCGTCCTGCATATTGATATTTGATAAATACATATCGAAACCTTGTACATGCAAAAATAGAGATATTCGTCAGATCAAATGTGGTGGtgatcatatttttttttatcatatccaATGATATTATGTCTTGCCAGCGATATACTTTTAGGGCCAATTTTTAGTTATTATATAGTTATTGCCAAacgtaaattttataaaaaatgaaaattaagtaTGACATTAGAATCCTTGAAAGAGATGATATAGATTATAAAACTCAAATCCTCGgcattattaatatataattatatggtGGTAACACCGTAAAACTATCTTataagtttattttattttcatcctttaaatttcttttgatttgtttttaCTCTTCCTTCCATGAAGTATAGGCATGGTGCAAAACATGTGAGTAATTTTATAGTGTCAACATTAATTTGACAACGTCATAAAAATATATAGCTATAAAAAGAGTAAAGAACAATAAAAAGCAAAATGACGGGCCCAAGACTCCATTGAGAAATGGCAGGACTAACGATCAAACGCAACCTTAATTTTTATGTAAGACTATTATAGTGTATTGTATTCAATCCACTAGGGATTCTTCAACTATCCCTTTTCCCGaattttaaatatcattttttggGAATAAAATATGAATTCCACCTTTGAATatattaaattgttgatttcaattttatataaaattattgttataccataaattattaatttttttcaaaaatttaaattgattttgatacaatgtcattatatatttttaaaattaataactCAAAATTTTGTATTGATATATTTAGTATTTGGAAATAGTTAAGAAatataattatgaaattttcttttataaaaTTGTGGTGTTGGGATTGAATGTTTAGTTATTTGTGGTGTTGCTGTAACTATAAGCACAAAGATCAATCCTTAAGTCATTCATTACCTTCACAAATTTGAAGATGAAATCTATTAAGTATTTTTGTCAAGGTTTGACATTTAACTATGGGGTTCTTGTAACATTTTTAGGTCTCTTTTCAATTTTTGAAACTAATTCTTAGAGCTAGAGTCATTTATAATTCCGATTAACTTGAAAGTTTTGTTACTTTATCAGCTCTTCTGATTTttttgttatatgttgatatttACTCAACGTAAAGATATTGAAACTTGATGAACTAGCATATTCTGTGATTGTGAGTTGA
The Primulina eburnea isolate SZY01 chromosome 5, ASM2296580v1, whole genome shotgun sequence genome window above contains:
- the LOC140832910 gene encoding uncharacterized protein isoform X1: MRFVARADMSLSVIPLHLGRSKPSCGEVVDAVSCGSLNLREPNGASTGHPEINKDISGFVKRFKQRRSRTNNHASDSLSDIDDAEVSRYLNTKEEMLYKRMLWEAINGKYVNKQEKAAERKKGAPLKKAAKTMEKVKSTRRSSRINYEALKILNEELEHGSKASQSHIITADSCALRNDHTPSLEMNGSNESNDSGFQPEMSYDEENETSALHSGDFYGQYGDEHDIGDFYN
- the LOC140832910 gene encoding uncharacterized protein isoform X2 encodes the protein MRFVARADMSLSVIPLHLGRSKPSCGEVVDAVSCGSLNLREPNGASTGHPEINKDISGFVKRFKQRRSRTNNHASDSLSDIDDAEVSRYLNTKEEMLYKRMLWEAINGKYVNEKAAERKKGAPLKKAAKTMEKVKSTRRSSRINYEALKILNEELEHGSKASQSHIITADSCALRNDHTPSLEMNGSNESNDSGFQPEMSYDEENETSALHSGDFYGQYGDEHDIGDFYN
- the LOC140832910 gene encoding uncharacterized protein isoform X4; amino-acid sequence: MRFVARADMSLSVIPLHLGRSKPSCGEVVDAVSCGSLNLREPNGASTGHPEINKDISGFVKRFKQRRSRTNNHASDSLSDIDDAEVSRYLNTKEEMLYKRMLWEAINGKYVNKQEKAAERKKGAPLKKAAKTMEKVKSTRRSSRINYEALKILNEELILVLLEMTTRQALK
- the LOC140832910 gene encoding uncharacterized protein isoform X5, whose product is MRFVARADMSLSVIPLHLGRSKPSCGEVVDAVSCGSLNLREPNGASTGHPEINKDISGFVKRFKQRRSRTNNHASDSLSDIDDAEVSRYLNTKEEMLYKRMLWEAINGKYVNEKAAERKKGAPLKKAAKTMEKVKSTRRSSRINYEALKILNEELILVLLEMTTRQALK
- the LOC140832910 gene encoding uncharacterized protein isoform X3 gives rise to the protein MVNVAAFSTMMCSCASTGHPEINKDISGFVKRFKQRRSRTNNHASDSLSDIDDAEVSRYLNTKEEMLYKRMLWEAINGKYVNKQEKAAERKKGAPLKKAAKTMEKVKSTRRSSRINYEALKILNEELEHGSKASQSHIITADSCALRNDHTPSLEMNGSNESNDSGFQPEMSYDEENETSALHSGDFYGQYGDEHDIGDFYN